In Aphelocoma coerulescens isolate FSJ_1873_10779 unplaced genomic scaffold, UR_Acoe_1.0 HiC_scaffold_150, whole genome shotgun sequence, one genomic interval encodes:
- the LOC138100872 gene encoding 26S proteasome regulatory subunit 6B, whose translation MEELGLLGEKPQDDVPASAAPRQPPGLSFLVPEPEDLEDLYSRYKKLQQELEFLEVQEEYIKDEQRNLKKEFLHAQEEVKRIQSIPLVIGQFLEAVDQNTAIVGSTTGSNYYVRILSTIDRELLKPNASVALHKHSNALVDVLPPEADSSIMMLTSDQKPDVVYADIGGMDIQKQEVREAVELPLTHFELYKQIGIDPPRGVLMYGPPGCGKTMLAKAVAHHTTAAFIRVVGSEFVQKYLGEGPRMVRDVFRLAKENAPAIIFIDEIDAIATKRFDAQTGADREVQRILLELLNQMDGFDQNVNVKVIMATNRADTLDPALLRPGRLDRKIEFPLPDRRQKRLIFSTITGKMNLSEEVDLEDYVARPDKISGADINSICQEGGMLAVRENRYIVLAKDFEKAYKTVIKKDEQEHEFYK comes from the exons atggaggagctggggctgctcgggGAGAAGCCGCAG GACGATGTCCCGGCCTCGGCCGCCCCCCGGCAGCCGCCCGGCCTCTCCTTCCTGGTGCCGGAGCCCGAGGACCTGGAGGATCTGTACAGCCGGTACAAG aagctgcagcaggagctggagttcCTGGAGGTGCAGGAGGAGTACATCAAGGACGAGCAGAGGAACCTCAAGAAGGAGTTCCTGCACGCCCAGGAGGAGGTCAAGCGCATCCAGAGCATCCCGCTGGTCATCGGGCAGTTCCTGGAGGCCGTCGACCAGAACACGGCCATCGTGGGCTCCACCACGG GTTCCAACTACTACGTGCGCATCCTGAGCACCATCGACCGCGAGCTGCTCAAGCCCAACGCGTCGGTGGCGCTGCACAAGCACAGCAACGCCCTGGTGGACGTCCTGCCGCCCGAGGCCGACAGCAGCATCATGATGCTCACCTCAG ACCAGAAGCCGGACGTGGTGTACGCCGACATCGGCGGCATGGACATCCAGAAGCAGGAGGTGCGCGAGGCCGTCGAGCTGCCCCTCACCCACTTCGAGCTCTACAAACAG atcGGCATCGACCCCCCCCGGGGGGTGCTCATGTACGGCCCCCCCGGCTGCGGCAAGACCATGCTGGCCAAGGCCGTGGCCCACCACACCACGG CCGCCTTCATCCGCGTGGTGGGCTCCGAGTTCGTGCAGAAGTACCTGGGCGAGGGCCCGCGGATGGTGCGCGACGTCTTCCGCCTGGCCAAGGAGAACGCGCCCGCCATCATCTTCATCGACGAGATCGACGCCATCGCCACCAAGCGCTTCGACGCCCAGACCGGGG CCGACCGCGAGGTCCAACggatcctcctggagctgctgaacCAGATGGACGGATTCGACCAGAACGTCAACGTCAAG GTGATCATGGCCACCAACCGGGCGGACACGCTGGACCCGGCGCTGCTGCGGCCGGGCCGCCTGGACCGCAAGATCGAGTTCCCGCTGCCCGACCGGCGCCAGAAGCGCCTCATCTTCTCCACCATCACCGGCAAAATGAACCTGTCCGAGGAGGTCGACCTGGAGGATT acgtggcacggccggacaaGATCTCGGGGGCCGACATCAACTCCATCTGCCAGGAG GGCGGCATGCTGGCGGTCAGGGAGAACAGGTACATCGTGCTGGCCAAGGACTTCGAGAAGGCCTACAAGACCGTCATCAAAAAGGACGAGCAGGAGCACGAGTTCTACAAgtga